The Pseudomonadota bacterium sequence CCCATCCCAAACTTTATATAGTGCGATAAGAAGTGGAAATCATCAATTTTGTCGTCGATACTGTTGTACTTGCTATAGGTGCCTGGAGTTCTCTCTGGAGCACAACGAAAATTGCCGTGTTCAACAGCATAATAATAACAGCCCTGCGGATGCCACGGCAGATAATAGCCAAGGAATTGGAACTGTATGTTCATTTTTTCCATATCTTCAAGTCTCGAAGGCAGATAAGGTGAAAGATCATTTTGACTTAATCCATAATCATTTTTTAAGGATTTAACAGCTACACCGGATATGTATACATTATCGGGGTCATCAGCAGTCGCATAAGACCAGTCCCTATTAGGATTGAAGTTGTCTTCCACCGGATTACCATACTCTGCTTCGTTTTCACCGAAGAATATGAGAGAAATTTTATGCTTTAATGCAAATTTAGGTGCAAAGTTCTTCTGTCCGATAACAAAAGGCTGGAATGGATAAAAAATATTCTCTGTTGCAAGCCTAGTCAATAATCTATGAACCCTTCCGTTCGGAGTGAATAGATAATTATCGAAACCGGCATGAATCCATGCCTGAAAGTTCTTCCAGCCCCAGTCAGTGTACATATGGGGTGCCCAGGTTACCGTAAGAGGATGCATGCCATATTTGTATTTGAGAATATGTGCTGCATAAAAACTGTCTTTTCCACCGGAACCAGGGACAAGGCAGTCATAAGAACCATCATCTTTGCGGTGTTTATTGCAGAGATCAATCAATTCCTGTTCTCTTTGGTTCCAGTCAACGGTACCACCTTTCTTCATATCTGCCCAACTGCATGCATCGCATATCCCATCGTCATTAAAATTAAGTGTTCTTTTTTTTCTATTGATATTGTGGGCAAATTCGTTGTCAGAGATTGGATTCTGGTTCGAATAAACACACTCATTACAAAACTTAACTTCACTTGGTAATCCATAATAAGCCTCGAGTTCGCTCTCGTTATTATGTTTATTTGTTTGTTTTGACTTCTCTTCTGCACTCATGCTTCCTCCTTGTTACTGCATACTTTCTTAAAGTTTGTTATTGTCAAAATTGGTAATACGATTTTTCTGCTGTTACACTATATCGTTTATTCTTTCCTGCATTATCGTCTCAATTATCATAAAATCGTAAATGTCATCTACCTCATAGCATTGCCATCTTTCTACAAAATAAGGTATTGTCCTGCGCTGATAAAAACTTTTGTATTTATAGAGAGCTTTAATCTTTGTAATATAGATAACCCCATAGGGAAAATATGCCAGGCTGAATCCCTGTCGCCCGGTTGCCTTTTCGGGTTTTTTAATATAAGGCACCATATAACCCTTATCGTTGACCTTCTTTATAACTGCCGGATGTTCGAGATTAACCCTTCCCAGGCTAACAAGGCTGTCAGCCTCTTTTTCTTTGTCTATTAAATTGGCAATAGCATTGTCAAGATCACCCTTCTTTCTCATGGGTGAAGTAGGTTCAAGAAGTACCACATAATCATACTCATCACCATTTTTTGCCAGATATTCAATGGCATGGACTACCACATCAAAGGAGCCCATGCTGTCACCGGAGAGTTCCTCTGGCCTCATAAACGGCACTTCTGCCCCGTACTTTTTTGACACAGCAGCAATTTCATCGCTGTCAGTAGACACAATGACTCTGTCAATATATTTGCTTTCCAAACCCTTTTCAATTGTCCATGCAATAAGAGGTTTTCCGAGTAGAATTTTTATATTTTTTCCCGGAAGGCCCTTACTCCCTCCTCTTGCAGTTATTACAGCAAGACATTTTTTATCTTTATACATTATAGCCTCGCAAAAATCATGAAACCCGCCGGAACCCGGTCAAAGTTTTCATAAATAAAAATTCAAAATTAAAAACTGCTTTCAATATATTGTCCAGCCGCCGTCAACAAGAAGATTCTGGCCGGTTATATAAGCCGAACGGTCACTGATCAGAAAACGCACTGCTTCAGCCGCGTCATTTGACGATGCCATCCTTCCAAGGGGTACTCTTGAAGCATATGTCTTTGCAAAATCACTCCCACCTCTCTGAGAGTCACCAATTCCTCCCGGAGAGACTGCGTTGCATCTGATGCCGTATCGTCCGTATTTGGCAGCGACCCACTTGCAGAAATGAATTATGCCGGCCTTTGAGACAGCATACACCAACGGTGATGTAATCTTCATACCTTCATATATGGTAAATGTGGGCGCAACTACTCCCTGAATGGAGCCAATATTGACAATACTTCCGAATCCCTGCTTCTTCATAAAAGGCACCACAAGCTTTACAAGCAGAAAACTGCCTACAAGATTTACTTCGAGAACCTTTCTAAAGGTATCAGGCAAATAGTCTTCAAGCTCATTTGCAAAACCTTCAGGCTGACAGGATGCGTTATTGACGAGTCCGTGTATTTCGCATTCACCAGAAGAGAGATGATTTTCAAGTCTTGCTATGTCTTTTTCATTTGCTATATCACATTGAAAATATTCTCCATAGATCGTTCTGTCTTTATGATATTCCTTTGTGTCAAGCAACAAAATATCGTAGCCATCATCAATTAATATTTTTGCATAACTCTGACCCAATACCCCTAATCCACCAGATATAATTACATATTTTTTCATTGACCTTCCTCTTGTTTAATAATGCACATCATCAGGAGAAATCCATTTTTTCTCATTATCAGATCTTTCAATTGCCCCAATAACCTTCATGGTACTTAAGGCAGTCTCTAGATCTACCATACTCCTGTTGGTACCTTTTATGATTCCGATAAAATTTTCCAGTTCCTCCAAATAGGTACTGTTAAAATCATAACCGGGCTGAACAACAAAAACATCCTCAGACAACCTTTTTTCTTTGCTGAAATAAGCAACCCTGCCGCCCTTGCCATCCCATTCCCATTCGACAGTGCCTTTCTCTGCTATAATTCTCCCGCCTCTTAAATACTTATGCGAGAGATAGTCAAGGTGGATTTCAGCAACAGCGCCGCTTTTGTACTTTAAAATAGCTGAGCACATATCGTCCGTAGATATATCAAGAGAGCTCACTCTGTTTACATAACCTGTAAGGGACTCCGGAAAACCGAGAAACCAGAGGGCATACTCGATATCGTGGGCTAGTTCTATATGAACACCACCGCCAAGCTCTTTTTTTGCACTTGACGTTTCACGGTAATCAGCATCAGGTCTCCAGTACGGCAGATAATAACCCACATAAATATTTGCAGCATAAATACTTCCAATTGTCGGGATAAAGTCTTTTAGAAATCTGATGACAGGATGATATCGGAGATTAAAGGCAATATCATATCTCTTAAATTCCTTAGCTCTTATAATATCAGCCATTTCTACGGTTGACCGCAAATCTGAAGCAGGCGGCTTCTCAAGAAGAAAGGGAATATTTTCTTCAATCAGCAATTTTACATCATGAAGATGCATGGAAGTTGGAGAACATATAACGGCACCGTCAATATTCTCTTCATGCGCCAGCACATCATCAAAGGAATAATATTCTTTAATGCCTTCTTTATTCTTTTCTGTCCTTGAATGTCTCAGCAGAACAGCGTTATGTCCTGAAGAACGAATATTCCCGGCATGCCTTTTCCCGATTGAGCCATATCCTATTACAAGAAATTTCATATCAATTTCGACAGTTACTTAACTATAATTTCCTTATATTAAAAGCACTTATAGGCTTACCGTTAATCTTATTTCTCAATGATTTATCCTGAATAACTGTTTTCATTATAGCAAATACTTCATCATATGTTTTTAAAGTATATTCAATGTCTTTCTCTTTATGGGCAAAAGAAGTGTGGTGATATCCGACAAAGAGCAACCCTCTTTTTACACATTCCTCCTGAATAAATGATCTTATCTCGTTTACGGTAAAGCCCTCATAATCCGTTATTACAAAATGGCTCATTACCGGAAATCCGACAATCTTAACAAAATCACTGATGTTATGTTTACTGATAATATCTGATATACCTTTTTTCAGTAATCCGCCCACTTTCCAGTTATGCTCGATCACCTTGTCTCTGTCAAGTATCTCAATAGTTTTCAGTGCGGCGTTGAGTGATGCCTTCTCTGTCGCATAGGAACCTGAAAAGAAACAGTTTTCGTCTTCAAACTGCTCCATGAGATATTTTTTCCCGGTAAGTACACTCAAAGGAAAACCATTGGAAAGACCTTTTGCAAATACTGCCAGATCAGGGATTACATTAAAATATTTCTGACCTCCTCCTATATCAAGGCGGAAACCTGTTTTCATCTCATCAAATATAAGTATGATGTTGTTATCTTTTGTAAGTTCCCGTATTCTCTCAAGGAAACCTTCATTTGGTTCAAAATTTATAACAGGTTCCATAATGAGGGCAGCAATCTCATTTCCTTTGTCTTTTATGGTCTTTTCTATGGCATCGATATCGTTGTAATTATGGGGCAGAATCCATTCAGCCATTACTTCGGGAATGCCTTTTTTTCTGGGTGTTGAAACAATAAACCAGTCATGAAACCCATGATATCCGCCAACAGTTATTACTTTTAATTTCTTCGTATAGTTTCTTGCAAGTCTGATTGCACCCTCGCAAACATCAGAACCATTCTTGCAGAATCTCACCATTTCGGAACACGGGATGATTTCTGTCAGTTTCTTTGCTAGCACTGCTTCTTCCGGGCAGGAAAGGGTAAATATCAATCCGTCATCAATACCGGCCTTAGCCGCCCTATCTACCTCTTCGTTGGCATATCCGAGAATAATAGGACCAAGAGCCATAGAAAAATCAATAAATTCATTATCATCAACATCGTAAAGTCTGCATCCCTTTGCTGATTTTATAAACAACGGTGCTCCGCCGATTACAAAAAGGTTGGGGTTTTTGCTGAAGGTTGACGTACCCATAGGGATAACATTAAGGGCATCTTCATAAGTTTTAATAGAATTATCAAATTTCATAAACACCTCTTTATCTTAAAGAATATATAAGCTTTTCAATTTCATCTATGCCGAAAGGCACAGGATTCTGGTCAAAGGCACCTTTAAGCTGCATGGAATTGTCAATAATCAGTTTGGCATCATCTTCAGTTTTTACACCGAAACCTTTCAGATCCGTGGGGATACCTAATGCCGCACTTAGTTTGCGTATTTCTTCTGCAAAACTGATAGACTTTTCTGCTGCCCCCATTGATGATTCGCCGAAAATAAGATCATAGAGCATTGCATAATCAGTGTAGCCTTTTTCCACATTATGTTTTACAACACCCGGCAGAAAAACTGATCCGGCAAGACCATGAGGAACATCAAAATAAACTCCGAGAGGATAACTCAATGCACCGGCTGGCCCTGCTCCTGCATTCATAAGGGCAATTCCTGCAAGTCCGCTTCCTACAAGAAGATTCAGCTTTGTGCTGACTGACCTGTCTTTTTGTGCAATCCTGTTGAGATTTTCAAATAAAAGTCTGAACGCTTCTTTGGAAAATATTCTGGAGTAAGCGCTTGCCCCGTTTGCAACGAAGCTTTCCAGAGTATGGGTCATGGCATCCATTCCTGCAGAGGCATATACCGTATCAGGACAGCTGTCGAGAAAACCCGGATCATAAAGAGAAAGTCTCGGATAATTATATTCCGTGTTGATTCCAAATTTCCAACGCTCTTTCGTGTCTATGAATACTGCATATGGTGTAACTTCACTTCCTGTCCCTGCTGTTGTTGGAAGAGCCACGACAGGAAGCGGGACCTCTTTTACCTTGCCGAAGCCTCTGTATTCTATGGCCGGTCCTTTATTTGTCTTTAATGTTGCAAGTCCTTTTGTAAGATCAAGAGCACTCCCGCCGCCAATACCAACAAAACAGTCCAGGTCTGATGACTCAAATTCTGTCTTCGCTTTGTCCAGATAATCGTATGTAGGTTCCGGCATCTCACCTATCAAAAGCACAGTTTTTTCCATGCTGCTTTTTAGCAGATCTATGATTTCATTAACGTATCCATTGCCCTGATAGACACCTTTGTCAACAACAAGACCTATCCTGTTCCAACCCATGCCTTTCAGCTTTTCCGGAAGTTCCCTGGCAATACCATCACCGGCAAAAAGTTCTGTCCTCATGATAAAACGTACATTTTCTTTTAAAAAATCTTTCATTCAGCCCCCTTCACAATCTATTCTTTATTTCTTCAACATCGTAATATAAATCGGTGATTCGCATATGTTCGGTCATCTTTCTCATAATTACATTTTCATACAATATCATTTATACTATTTTTCAGCGTAACCAAGAAGTTGAACCTCTCTGGAAAACCTAACTAATTTTTTAAACTCCGTCAGTTTTGAGTTCTCAGTATATTTCGCAGGCAATAAAGCAAACAATTTTGTCAGACTTTTATAAAAAGGTCCTTTCCAAGTGAAAGGCAGATGGTAGAAAAATTCCACATAGAAGTTTTTAAATCCAAACATATTGAACGTATCTTCCATAGAAACTTTGGTAAATGGTGTCTTATGAGTACAATCATCATAAAAGATTTTATAGTTTTTCTTCCAGTCGCATGTAGTGGCAAGAAAGCAACCGCCTGGCTTCAGAACGCGATATACTTCACTCATCAGATTATCAATATTACGTATATGCTCAATGGCTGACTTCATCATAATTACATCAAAAAAATCATCTTCATAAGGAAAGGGTTCTTCCTCAATATTGACAATGGCAACGCTAAGCCCTTTGTCTCTGGCAACTGTATCCATATCAATACCGTATACGGTAAAACCTATCTTCTGAAAGATTTCCAGGTGTTCTCCCCTGCCGCAGCAGAGATCAAGAAAATTACCCGATCTTCTTTTGAAATAATGATCTGCAAGATGGTTGCAGAGTTTTTCCGGATATTTCGTGTAAGGCCTTAAGTTTTCGTTATAATGAACATTCGTGTAACGGTTTTTCATCAAGTATTAAAACCTCCAAATTCTTCAACGCTCTTTTTATATTCTTCCCATTGACCTATATCAACCCAGCCTCCGTATATGGGATATACGACAACCTTTTTGTCCTTCGACACAATTTCAATCAGCTCATTCATATTCATGTGCTCATTTTGACTTAAATAAGACAGTACAATGGGTTCCATAACATAAACACCTGTATTGATGATCATATCATGGACAGGTTTTTCTACAATACCTTCAAGGATTCCGTTATCCAATTGCAATACACCAAAAGGTATTTTTACCTCGTTGTGACATCCGATAATTGTCATGGCTGCCCCTTTTGACTCATGCCATCTCAACACATCCGCATAATCCACAGCCAGGAGAGAATCGCAATTGGTAACAAAAAAAGTGTCATTAACTTTGTCTTTTATGAGTGCCAAACTTCCGGCTGTTCCATAGAAGTCGTCTTCTTCAACCCAATCAATATCATAATTTGATTTGTTCTCTTTGAGAAAAAGCTTGATGTATTCTTTTTTATAGTTAAGCGAATAAATGAAACGATAAAATCCGCATTTATAAAAGCTTTCCATAATAAGTTCAATAACAGGTTTATTTCCAATTGGGATAAGGGGCTTAGGTAGTATTCTTGTGAAAGGCTCAAGCCTTGTTCCTTTTCCTCCTGCCATTACAATTACTAATTTTTCATAGGTTTTTTCAGGTTTTGTGCTTTTGGTCTTTCCAAGAAGATCGGTCCAAAGGAAAACATCAACAACCACACCGTCATCATCAAGCACAGGTATCTGTTCGATCTTGTTTTGAACCATGAGGTTTTTTACGTGCTGCTCCATGTTTAACATGCCTTTATTGACTGCCACAAAATTCCTGTACATTACAATTTCTATCAGATCACTGAATTTGAGGCCGTTTATAAGAGCAGTCCGAATATCACCATCAGTAACCGTCCCTAAAAGCATTTCCTTTTCATCGACGACAAAGAGTATCCTCTCGGAAGTCTCGCTTAGCCTCTGCATTGCCTGTTTAATAGTAGTATCAGGGGGAACAAGAAGAGATTTCAGTTTTACTTTATCCATAATATATCTTTAGTGCCTCCCGTGAGGTATTTCATAGAATTCTTTTTTTAATATACCGCTTAAATCCACTGTTTTCAGGACCTTCACAATCTTTTTACCGGCATCGCCCTTGCCGTAAGGGCTCTCAAGAACCTTCAATGAGCTTCTGAAATCATCGCTCATTGCTTTAGATATTGCCTTCACAATATCACGTTTCCTGCAAACAGGAACGTCAATAATGTTTTCTGAACGAATCCTGCCGGCCTGCCTGTCACCAATGTTTACCACGGGAAGCTTAAATGACGGTGCTTCAATAATGCCTGAAGATGAATTTCCAACCATAAGATCTGCATGTTTCAAAAGCGACAGGTATCGCAATTGACCGAGGGATGCAAACATTTTAACCTTGCCGGCATTTTCCAGAACGAACTTTTCCATAAGGGCCTGTATAGTTCTTCCTCCCGGGTCTGCATTGGACATGGTGATAACCCAGAAGACACTTTCTATTTCCGAAAGCGCCTTCATTAGTTCCTGTGCCTGTGATTCAACAGGAAAATCATCAATTGTCTCTGGATGGAACGTGACAACACCTATTTTTACCTTCTCATGCAAATCAAGCTCACTGATAAGCATCTTCCTGTTCACTAATTTGAGTTTATAGATATTATCCAGTCCCGGAGCACCGAAGCAGTAGACCATTCCGGGTTTCTCCCCCATCTGTATTATCCTGTCGGCATAATGTTGTGCAGCAGGAAAATGAATGGCACTCATCTTGGTAATAGCATGGCGGAACTGTTCATCCATAACACCTTCCGTTGCCTCACCGCCATGGATATGGGCAACAGGTATTCTCATGGGTACAGCAGCTGAAACTGCAGAAAATATTTCAAAGCGGTCACCGAGCACCAGAATAATATCCGGTTTCAATCTCTCATATGCCTTTGCAAATCCGGCAAGACCAATACCCATTGAAATTGAGGTCGATACTTTTGTATCAGAAGAAAGAAGCATTTCAACCCTTTCAGCAATAGGGAAACCATCTTTTTCAATATCTTTAATTGTATAGCCGAATTCTGTTGACAGGTGCATACCGGTAACAATGAGCTGCAGTTCAAGTTGAGGATCTTCATGTATGCCTTTAATGATCCAGTAAAGAAGTCCGTACTCAGCTCGTGTTCCTGTTACAACTGCTATTTTACGTTTCGGCTTAGGCATGTTTTGTTTTAGTTTTTACCCGACAACTCGGAATAGGCTTTTCTTAAGCGTGCATCCCATTCTTTCGTCCAGTCTGGCATAATATCATTTTTATTATCTATATTGATTTTGTTTTTTTCCGAAAGTAAATCAATAAGTTGATTCAAGGTATTAATCTCATTAACATTAGTACCGATTCTTTTTAAGTGCTCAAGCAATATTGCTAACCTTGTCGTGGTATAGGTATAAACAAATGTTTCAGGGTTTTCTTGATTAAAACTTATCGTCTCTGTTGTTAAAACATTATCTTTGTTGAAATATCTCGCCAACGGAGAGTAGACACAGGCAGAGAAATTATTAATATTAAAATAATCGAAGTTAATCCAATCGGATAGACATGCTGATATAGTTTTTCTTTCGTCGCCATTTAGCTTTAATGTTTCCATTGACGTTTCAAAAACCTGCGGGCCTATTTCTAACTCAATCTGCTTTGCCTTTTTCTTTTCATTCCATTTAACCACATGTTCATCTTTCAGAAGATCTGAAAAATCATTTTTCTCTACAAGTTTTGTTATGTTAATTAGATTTCTTTTTAAATATCTTTTAATAGGTTTCAGTTTTATCAAAAACCTTCCCTCTGTCTTGTTTTCTCTTGAAAAATTTCCAAATTTTATGAACAGAGGGAGCAACTGCTGGCATGAATATATTTCAATAGAAGAATTTTTCCTGTTCGCAATACATAAATAATGGGGAATTCTCAAACTTGCAAGAAAGTTCAGATTTGTTGAGTTCAACGTAATTTCTTTTCCTTTAGCTTTTACCTGTATTGAAAAAGTTTTTCCCGGTTCTAAATACCTTTCTTCTTTTGCAAACAAAGTGCAGAAAAAATCTGCCCCGACGTCGCTTCTGACATGAACTGGCACCACAAAAGCAATTTCTGACAAGATATATTCCGCTAAAACCTCTGCACGCCAGCCCTGATAGTAAGAATCTAACTTACCCGAAGACGTTTTTTGATTATGCTTCAGCAAATTCATACCTCTATTATTTCATCAGGCTCAAAATCTCTTTTTGCCCTCTTCCCCAGAATACTGTCCCATTTCATAGGGCTGATCCCTGTTCCCGGCCTCTTAACGGTAATATTTTCTTCTGTAATAACATCGCCTTTTTTTATCGCCCTTGAAGCGACGATGCTTTTACGAGCAATAACCATATTTTTTGTTTCCGAAGGCGATGGTGTTTTTACCCCATTACCAAGGGCTTCCTCTATGTTTCTTATTGCCGTCACCATTGCCTCCAGTTCTTCCGGTTCAAGTGATGCCCTGTGATCCGGACCTTTGGCATTTCTATTAAGTGTAAAATGCTTTTCAATAATCTCTGCACCGAGAGCCACTGCAGCTACAGGTATTTCTATTCCCAGTGTATGATCTGAATAACCTACCTTCATGCCGAATCTTTTTTTCATGGCAACCATGGCAAGAAGGTTTACATCTTGAAGAGGAGTAGGATACTCGGTGTTACAATGAAGAAGTGTTATATCTTCTTTGGATGTCCCGGCTTCAACAAGAATTTTTATTGCTCTTCCGATTTCTTTCATATCAGCCATGCCTGTGGACATGATGATCTTCTTTTTCAAATTTCCTATTTTTCTCAAATAGGGAAGATTAGTTATTTCACCTGAAGGTATTTTAAACGTCTCAAGACCAAGACCTTCGAGGAGATCGATGCTGTCCATATCAAAGGGGGTCGAAAGAAATTGGATTCTCTTTTTTTTACAATATTCGATAAGTTCTTTATGTGCATCAGCTTTAAGAGACAGCTTTTTCAGCATCTCAAGCTGTGATTCTCCTGCATCTGTGGTGCTTTTCTGATATTCCGCCTTGGGCGTTTTTTTGCTCACAAGATCTTCCGGCACAAAAGTCTGAAACTTAACAGCGTCAGTACCTGCTTTAACTGCTGTATCAATCATTTTTTTTGCAATCCCGATATCCCCGTTATGATTCACACCGGCTTCAGCAATAATAAATACCTTCTTATCAGACAGTTTGTTTTTCATGTCCTACCGTTTTTTTGATGGAAATTGTTCACATGAACAAATGCCAAACGGAACAGTAACACCGCTTTTTACAAAGGCGCTTTCACCTATCTCGATATATTGCCTTGTGGCACTGTTGCTTCCGATAAAAGTTTTTGCTCCGATTCTCGTCCCTCCATTTATCACCGCTCCCGTTGATATGTGGCAGTGATCGCCTATAACTACATCGTGCTCGATAATGGCGCCGGTGTTTATGATACAGTTTCTGCCTATCTCAGCACCCGCATTGACAATTACATTATGCATTATAATAGTGCCCTCACTAATGACGGAATGTTTCGATACATGAGCCCTAGGTGAGGTTATCACGGGAAACAGTGCACCA is a genomic window containing:
- a CDS encoding aminotransferase class III-fold pyridoxal phosphate-dependent enzyme → MKFDNSIKTYEDALNVIPMGTSTFSKNPNLFVIGGAPLFIKSAKGCRLYDVDDNEFIDFSMALGPIILGYANEEVDRAAKAGIDDGLIFTLSCPEEAVLAKKLTEIIPCSEMVRFCKNGSDVCEGAIRLARNYTKKLKVITVGGYHGFHDWFIVSTPRKKGIPEVMAEWILPHNYNDIDAIEKTIKDKGNEIAALIMEPVINFEPNEGFLERIRELTKDNNIILIFDEMKTGFRLDIGGGQKYFNVIPDLAVFAKGLSNGFPLSVLTGKKYLMEQFEDENCFFSGSYATEKASLNAALKTIEILDRDKVIEHNWKVGGLLKKGISDIISKHNISDFVKIVGFPVMSHFVITDYEGFTVNEIRSFIQEECVKRGLLFVGYHHTSFAHKEKDIEYTLKTYDEVFAIMKTVIQDKSLRNKINGKPISAFNIRKL
- a CDS encoding class I SAM-dependent methyltransferase, producing the protein MKNRYTNVHYNENLRPYTKYPEKLCNHLADHYFKRRSGNFLDLCCGRGEHLEIFQKIGFTVYGIDMDTVARDKGLSVAIVNIEEEPFPYEDDFFDVIMMKSAIEHIRNIDNLMSEVYRVLKPGGCFLATTCDWKKNYKIFYDDCTHKTPFTKVSMEDTFNMFGFKNFYVEFFYHLPFTWKGPFYKSLTKLFALLPAKYTENSKLTEFKKLVRFSREVQLLGYAEK
- a CDS encoding SDR family oxidoreductase, with protein sequence MKKYVIISGGLGVLGQSYAKILIDDGYDILLLDTKEYHKDRTIYGEYFQCDIANEKDIARLENHLSSGECEIHGLVNNASCQPEGFANELEDYLPDTFRKVLEVNLVGSFLLVKLVVPFMKKQGFGSIVNIGSIQGVVAPTFTIYEGMKITSPLVYAVSKAGIIHFCKWVAAKYGRYGIRCNAVSPGGIGDSQRGGSDFAKTYASRVPLGRMASSNDAAEAVRFLISDRSAYITGQNLLVDGGWTIY
- the neuB gene encoding N-acetylneuraminate synthase, producing MKNKLSDKKVFIIAEAGVNHNGDIGIAKKMIDTAVKAGTDAVKFQTFVPEDLVSKKTPKAEYQKSTTDAGESQLEMLKKLSLKADAHKELIEYCKKKRIQFLSTPFDMDSIDLLEGLGLETFKIPSGEITNLPYLRKIGNLKKKIIMSTGMADMKEIGRAIKILVEAGTSKEDITLLHCNTEYPTPLQDVNLLAMVAMKKRFGMKVGYSDHTLGIEIPVAAVALGAEIIEKHFTLNRNAKGPDHRASLEPEELEAMVTAIRNIEEALGNGVKTPSPSETKNMVIARKSIVASRAIKKGDVITEENITVKRPGTGISPMKWDSILGKRAKRDFEPDEIIEV
- a CDS encoding sugar phosphate nucleotidyltransferase, whose protein sequence is MDKVKLKSLLVPPDTTIKQAMQRLSETSERILFVVDEKEMLLGTVTDGDIRTALINGLKFSDLIEIVMYRNFVAVNKGMLNMEQHVKNLMVQNKIEQIPVLDDDGVVVDVFLWTDLLGKTKSTKPEKTYEKLVIVMAGGKGTRLEPFTRILPKPLIPIGNKPVIELIMESFYKCGFYRFIYSLNYKKEYIKLFLKENKSNYDIDWVEEDDFYGTAGSLALIKDKVNDTFFVTNCDSLLAVDYADVLRWHESKGAAMTIIGCHNEVKIPFGVLQLDNGILEGIVEKPVHDMIINTGVYVMEPIVLSYLSQNEHMNMNELIEIVSKDKKVVVYPIYGGWVDIGQWEEYKKSVEEFGGFNT
- a CDS encoding N-acetyl sugar amidotransferase; protein product: MSAEEKSKQTNKHNNESELEAYYGLPSEVKFCNECVYSNQNPISDNEFAHNINRKKRTLNFNDDGICDACSWADMKKGGTVDWNQREQELIDLCNKHRKDDGSYDCLVPGSGGKDSFYAAHILKYKYGMHPLTVTWAPHMYTDWGWKNFQAWIHAGFDNYLFTPNGRVHRLLTRLATENIFYPFQPFVIGQKNFAPKFALKHKISLIFFGENEAEYGNPVEDNFNPNRDWSYATADDPDNVYISGVAVKSLKNDYGLSQNDLSPYLPSRLEDMEKMNIQFQFLGYYLPWHPQGCYYYAVEHGNFRCAPERTPGTYSKYNSIDDKIDDFHFLSHYIKFGMGRATYDAAQEIRNEEITRDEGIALVKKFDGEFPERFAEEIFKYLSIPEKEYPVASKMFESPLIDRDYFMSLCDRFRSPHLWKKENGQWKLRYPIWEAEGK
- a CDS encoding Gfo/Idh/MocA family oxidoreductase — protein: MKFLVIGYGSIGKRHAGNIRSSGHNAVLLRHSRTEKNKEGIKEYYSFDDVLAHEENIDGAVICSPTSMHLHDVKLLIEENIPFLLEKPPASDLRSTVEMADIIRAKEFKRYDIAFNLRYHPVIRFLKDFIPTIGSIYAANIYVGYYLPYWRPDADYRETSSAKKELGGGVHIELAHDIEYALWFLGFPESLTGYVNRVSSLDISTDDMCSAILKYKSGAVAEIHLDYLSHKYLRGGRIIAEKGTVEWEWDGKGGRVAYFSKEKRLSEDVFVVQPGYDFNSTYLEELENFIGIIKGTNRSMVDLETALSTMKVIGAIERSDNEKKWISPDDVHY
- a CDS encoding iron-containing alcohol dehydrogenase, with the translated sequence MKDFLKENVRFIMRTELFAGDGIARELPEKLKGMGWNRIGLVVDKGVYQGNGYVNEIIDLLKSSMEKTVLLIGEMPEPTYDYLDKAKTEFESSDLDCFVGIGGGSALDLTKGLATLKTNKGPAIEYRGFGKVKEVPLPVVALPTTAGTGSEVTPYAVFIDTKERWKFGINTEYNYPRLSLYDPGFLDSCPDTVYASAGMDAMTHTLESFVANGASAYSRIFSKEAFRLLFENLNRIAQKDRSVSTKLNLLVGSGLAGIALMNAGAGPAGALSYPLGVYFDVPHGLAGSVFLPGVVKHNVEKGYTDYAMLYDLIFGESSMGAAEKSISFAEEIRKLSAALGIPTDLKGFGVKTEDDAKLIIDNSMQLKGAFDQNPVPFGIDEIEKLIYSLR
- the neuC gene encoding UDP-N-acetylglucosamine 2-epimerase, with protein sequence MPKPKRKIAVVTGTRAEYGLLYWIIKGIHEDPQLELQLIVTGMHLSTEFGYTIKDIEKDGFPIAERVEMLLSSDTKVSTSISMGIGLAGFAKAYERLKPDIILVLGDRFEIFSAVSAAVPMRIPVAHIHGGEATEGVMDEQFRHAITKMSAIHFPAAQHYADRIIQMGEKPGMVYCFGAPGLDNIYKLKLVNRKMLISELDLHEKVKIGVVTFHPETIDDFPVESQAQELMKALSEIESVFWVITMSNADPGGRTIQALMEKFVLENAGKVKMFASLGQLRYLSLLKHADLMVGNSSSGIIEAPSFKLPVVNIGDRQAGRIRSENIIDVPVCRKRDIVKAISKAMSDDFRSSLKVLESPYGKGDAGKKIVKVLKTVDLSGILKKEFYEIPHGRH
- a CDS encoding acylneuraminate cytidylyltransferase family protein; the protein is MYKDKKCLAVITARGGSKGLPGKNIKILLGKPLIAWTIEKGLESKYIDRVIVSTDSDEIAAVSKKYGAEVPFMRPEELSGDSMGSFDVVVHAIEYLAKNGDEYDYVVLLEPTSPMRKKGDLDNAIANLIDKEKEADSLVSLGRVNLEHPAVIKKVNDKGYMVPYIKKPEKATGRQGFSLAYFPYGVIYITKIKALYKYKSFYQRRTIPYFVERWQCYEVDDIYDFMIIETIMQERINDIV
- a CDS encoding acetyltransferase; protein product: MEDLILFGGGGHCRSCIDVIETENIFRIAGIVDIKEKLHQKVLGYEILSTEDDLAGLVERFKFFLITIGQIENAFVRIEKFDMLKKFGALFPVITSPRAHVSKHSVISEGTIIMHNVIVNAGAEIGRNCIINTGAIIEHDVVIGDHCHISTGAVINGGTRIGAKTFIGSNSATRQYIEIGESAFVKSGVTVPFGICSCEQFPSKKR